TCCCGTCACCGCCGACACGACGTCGTTGGCGCGGTGCGCGATCTGGATGACCGTGCCGGGCATCAGCGTGAAGCCCAGCCCGACGAGCAGCAGCGTCAGCCCGATCTTGACGGGGAAGCTCATCGAGAACGCATTGAGCTGGGGGGCGATGCGGTTGAGCACGCCGAGCGCGATGTCGGCGATGAACAGCACGACGATCAGCGGGCCGGCGATCTGCAGCGCCGACACGAACATCTCGGTGACGACGTGCGTGAGCATCTCGGACAGCCGTCCGAGCGACAGCGTGCCGTCGAGCGGGATTGCCGCGAAGGTCCGCAGGAAGCCTTGGAAGATCAGCAGGTGCGCGTTGGTGGCGAAGATCAGCGTGGTGCACAGCAGGCCGTAGAAGCGCCCGTAGACCGAGGTGGTGGTGGTCATCAGCGGCTCGTACGCGGCTGAGAGCGAGAACCCGCCGAACAGGTCGAGCATCCCGCCCGCCGCCTCGACCGCGGTGAACAGCAGCCGGGTGAGGAACCCGAGCGCGGCACCGATCAGGACCTGCTCCAGCAGCGCGCCCGCCATCGGGACGACCTCCGCGGCCGGCGCGTGCGCGCGCGCCTGGGGCACCATCGCCAGCGCCAGACCGACCGACAGGATCGTCTTCACCGGCAGCGGCACGCCGCCGGTCGCGATCGGCGGCGCGATGAGCATCCACGCCAGGATCCGCGCGCTGACCAGCAGCAGCGTGACCAGCGTGGCGGCCTGGACGTCGAACTGCATGGACTCAGCCGAGCAGCTGGGGGATCGACTCGAACAGCTGCCGGGTGAAGGTCAGCATCGTGTTCAGCATCCAGTGCCCGCACACCAGCAGCGCGACCGCGACGCCCACCGCCTTCGGCACGAACGCCAGGGTGAACTCCTGGATCTGGGTCGCCGACTGGAACAGCGAGACGGCGAAGCCGATCACCAGGG
This genomic stretch from Jatrophihabitans cynanchi harbors:
- a CDS encoding flagellar biosynthetic protein FliQ, whose product is MTDTQIIHLGYEVMLVAAKLAAPALLTALVIGFAVSLFQSATQIQEFTLAFVPKAVGVAVALLVCGHWMLNTMLTFTRQLFESIPQLLG
- a CDS encoding flagellar biosynthetic protein FliR, whose product is MQFDVQAATLVTLLLVSARILAWMLIAPPIATGGVPLPVKTILSVGLALAMVPQARAHAPAAEVVPMAGALLEQVLIGAALGFLTRLLFTAVEAAGGMLDLFGGFSLSAAYEPLMTTTTSVYGRFYGLLCTTLIFATNAHLLIFQGFLRTFAAIPLDGTLSLGRLSEMLTHVVTEMFVSALQIAGPLIVVLFIADIALGVLNRIAPQLNAFSMSFPVKIGLTLLLVGLGFTLMPGTVIQIAHRANDVVSAVTG